In one window of Phyllopteryx taeniolatus isolate TA_2022b chromosome 23, UOR_Ptae_1.2, whole genome shotgun sequence DNA:
- the msantd1 gene encoding myb/SANT-like DNA-binding domain-containing protein 1, translating to MASGDEFGYLIPPPQGEKHRRAPNWTDGEMKALLYVWEENHNELKTSKRNAKVYERMSQRFFQLTGEQRFKEEIKMKITNMSFQYRRLKSNVMESGETPDWPYYKPIEKILSKPLEVVQGSWSESQAESQASASAGTSSQAADNPSAQPEETVMGYLPEYTGSSDEMEIKQELDSWSSDSEQTQGSSSHPVSSKQKSTKRQQSLKRKKLQLMQAMLRQQKRSNQAIEDTCREVRRALHQQNLVQVQCMQLQERMMNLLEKMILPSSTSGKNQIGNSSVASL from the exons atggcatCGGGAGATGAGTTCGGATATCTCATTCCGCCCCCCCAGGGCGAGAAGCACCGGCGGGCCCCCAACTGGACCGACGGCGAAATGAAGGCCCTGCTCTATGTTTGGGAGGAGAACCACAACGAGCTGAAGACCAGCAAGAGGAACGCCAAGGTTTACGAGAGGATGTCGCAGCGCTTCTTCCAGCTGACGGGCGAGCAACGCTTCAAGGAGGAGATCAAGATGAAGATCACAAACATGTCCTTCCAGTACAG GCGACTTAAATCCAACGTCATGGAAAGCGGCGAGACGCCCGACTGGCCGTATTATAAGCCCATCGAGAAGATCCTCTCCAAACCTTTGGAGGTGGTACAAGGCAGCTGGTCCGAGTCCCAGGCCGAGTCCCAGGCCTCGGCGAGCGCCGGGACCTCCTCCCAGGCCGCCGACAACCCTTCGGCCCAGCCGGAGGAGACGGTGATGGGCTACCTGCCCGAGTACACGGGCTCCTCGGACGAAATGGAGATCAAGCAGGAGCTGGACTCTTGGAGCTCAGACAGTGAGCAGACGCAAGGCTCCAG CTCCCATCCAGTTTCAAGCAAGcaaaagagcacaaaaagaCAGCAGTCCCTGAAGCGGAAGAAGCTGCAGCTGATGCAGGCCATGCTGCGGCAACAAAAGCGCTCCAACCAAGCCATCGAGGACACGTGCAGGGAGGTCCGGCGGGCCTTGCACCAGCAGAACCTGGTCCAGGTCCAGTGTATGCAGTTGCAGGAGCGCATGATGAACCTTCTGGAGAAGATGATCCTGCCATCCTCCACGAGTGGGAAGAACCAAATCGGAAATTCCAGTGTAGCTTCCTTATAG